The Epilithonimonas zeae genome contains a region encoding:
- a CDS encoding transketolase family protein, with amino-acid sequence MKKYTYTEKKDTRSGFGAGLAELADKNPDVVALCADLIGSLKMEKFIEKVPERFFQIGIAEANMIGIAAGLAIEGKIPFTGTFANFSTGRVYDQIRQSVAYSDKNVKICASHAGLTLGEDGATHQILEDIGLMKMLPGMTVINTCDYNQTKAATIAIADYEGPVYLRFGRPVIPVFTDENQTFEIGKAWMVNEGKDVTIIATGHLVWEAIKAGEILEEQGIDAEIINIHTIKPLDTEAILKSVKKTGCVVTAEEHNRLGGLGDSVAQLLITEYLAPQEYVAVNDSFGESGTPDQLMEKYGLTANDIVEAAKKVMKRK; translated from the coding sequence ATGAAAAAATATACATACACAGAAAAAAAAGACACCAGAAGTGGTTTCGGAGCCGGTCTTGCAGAACTGGCGGACAAAAATCCTGATGTCGTAGCACTTTGCGCCGACCTTATCGGTTCTTTGAAAATGGAAAAATTCATCGAAAAAGTACCGGAACGTTTTTTCCAGATCGGAATTGCCGAAGCCAATATGATTGGAATCGCCGCAGGATTAGCCATTGAAGGAAAAATTCCATTCACAGGAACTTTTGCCAACTTTTCTACCGGAAGAGTGTACGACCAGATTCGTCAGTCCGTGGCGTATTCTGATAAAAACGTAAAAATCTGTGCTTCTCACGCCGGATTGACTTTAGGTGAAGATGGTGCAACACACCAGATTCTGGAAGACATCGGATTAATGAAAATGCTTCCCGGAATGACAGTCATCAACACTTGCGATTACAACCAGACCAAAGCGGCAACAATTGCCATTGCTGATTATGAAGGTCCGGTTTATCTGCGTTTCGGAAGACCTGTGATTCCTGTTTTTACAGACGAAAATCAAACATTCGAAATAGGGAAAGCCTGGATGGTCAACGAAGGAAAAGACGTAACCATAATCGCCACTGGACATTTGGTTTGGGAAGCGATAAAAGCCGGGGAAATCCTGGAAGAGCAGGGAATTGATGCCGAAATTATTAATATCCATACCATCAAACCTTTGGATACTGAAGCAATTTTAAAATCAGTAAAGAAAACAGGTTGCGTTGTAACTGCCGAAGAACACAACAGATTAGGCGGTTTAGGCGACAGCGTTGCTCAACTTTTGATTACAGAATATCTTGCACCTCAGGAATATGTAGCTGTAAACGACAGCTTCGGAGAAAGCGGAACTCCAGACCAACTGATGGAAAAATATGGATTGACCGCCAATGACATTGTTGAAGCCGCAAAAAAAGTAATGAAAAGGAAATAA
- the galK gene encoding galactokinase: protein MKEKLINHTTEAFQTFFQSEPENIFLAPGRINIIGEHVDYSDGFVLPAAIDKHICFAVKKVEDSEICTFFAKDFNEFFSFNIHQKQTPVEQTWANYLLGVFNAIQESGKEIGGLQVAFSSTIPMGSGLSSSAALECGFAYILNQVFDLNLSKKDLALIGQKSEHTFVGVKCGIMDQFASVFGKEHQVIMLDCNSLEHQYFEANIEGYSLVLFDSCVKHTHLTSGYNDRRKDVDNGKKVLWEKFPEIEKFRDFSFSMLDEVRAEIGETSYKRCLYLLKEIKRVEKAAKALSEGDVEYLGELLIETHSGLSTEFEVSCEELDFMVEETLKENGVLGARIMGGGFGGCSINLIKDENVDEVIKNISAKYKADFAIEMKVYRVKISDGIREYKRNEFVV from the coding sequence ATGAAGGAGAAATTAATCAATCATACAACAGAAGCATTCCAGACTTTCTTCCAATCAGAACCGGAAAATATTTTTCTGGCACCGGGAAGAATTAATATTATCGGTGAACACGTTGATTACAGCGATGGCTTCGTACTTCCTGCCGCCATCGACAAACATATTTGTTTTGCTGTCAAAAAGGTGGAAGACTCAGAAATCTGTACTTTTTTTGCAAAAGATTTTAATGAATTCTTCAGTTTTAATATTCATCAAAAGCAGACTCCGGTTGAGCAAACCTGGGCTAATTATTTGCTGGGTGTTTTCAACGCAATCCAGGAAAGCGGTAAAGAGATTGGCGGTTTGCAGGTTGCCTTCAGCAGTACGATTCCGATGGGTTCCGGCTTGTCGTCTTCGGCAGCTTTGGAATGTGGGTTTGCCTATATTCTTAATCAGGTTTTCGATTTAAATTTATCTAAAAAAGATTTGGCGCTGATTGGTCAGAAATCCGAACATACCTTTGTTGGTGTAAAGTGCGGAATTATGGACCAATTTGCATCCGTTTTCGGTAAAGAACACCAAGTAATTATGCTCGACTGCAATTCTCTGGAACATCAGTATTTTGAAGCTAATATCGAAGGTTACAGTCTGGTGCTTTTCGACAGTTGTGTAAAACATACGCATCTTACTTCCGGCTACAACGACCGAAGAAAAGATGTTGATAACGGGAAAAAAGTTTTGTGGGAAAAGTTTCCTGAAATAGAGAAATTCAGAGATTTCAGCTTTTCAATGCTGGATGAAGTGAGGGCAGAAATAGGAGAGACGTCTTACAAAAGATGCCTTTATCTTCTAAAAGAAATAAAAAGAGTAGAAAAAGCTGCAAAAGCTTTATCAGAAGGCGATGTGGAATATTTAGGAGAACTTCTTATCGAAACGCATTCCGGACTTTCTACTGAATTTGAAGTGAGTTGTGAAGAACTCGATTTTATGGTGGAAGAAACTTTAAAAGAAAACGGCGTTTTGGGTGCAAGAATAATGGGCGGTGGTTTCGGCGGATGCAGCATCAATCTTATAAAAGATGAAAATGTGGATGAAGTGATTAAAAACATCAGCGCAAAATACAAAGCAGATTTTGCCATCGAAATGAAAGTGTACCGTGTAAAAATATCAGATGGAATTAGAGAATACAAAAGAAATGAATTCGTCGTTTAA
- a CDS encoding transketolase: protein MQHDISKLNHIASQVRRDIVRMVHACQSGHPGGSLGCTDFLVALYFDAMKRKEGFDMKGKDEDVFYLSNGHISPVFYSVLAHAGYFDKSELATFRKLNSRLQGHPTTHEHLPGVRIASGSLGQGMSVAIGHAVGKKINKDKNLVFTLHGDGELQEGQNWEAIMYASHNKVDNLIATIDYNGQQIDGPTSKVLSLGNLKTKFEAFDWKVLEVENGNDMEEILNVLDEAKSLTGQGQPICILLKTGMGHGVDYMMGSHAWHGKAPNDEQLAKALDQLEETLGDY, encoded by the coding sequence ATGCAGCACGATATTTCAAAACTTAATCACATCGCTTCGCAGGTCAGAAGGGATATTGTAAGAATGGTTCACGCCTGTCAATCCGGTCATCCCGGCGGTTCGTTGGGTTGCACAGACTTTCTGGTCGCTCTTTATTTTGATGCGATGAAAAGAAAAGAAGGATTCGATATGAAGGGTAAAGATGAAGACGTTTTTTACCTGTCCAACGGTCATATTTCGCCTGTTTTTTACAGTGTTTTGGCGCACGCAGGTTATTTTGATAAGTCAGAACTGGCAACTTTCAGAAAACTGAATTCAAGATTACAGGGACATCCCACCACGCACGAGCATCTTCCGGGCGTTCGTATTGCTTCCGGTTCTCTGGGGCAAGGAATGTCTGTGGCAATTGGTCACGCAGTCGGAAAAAAAATAAATAAAGATAAAAATCTTGTGTTCACCCTTCACGGCGACGGCGAATTGCAGGAAGGGCAGAACTGGGAAGCCATAATGTATGCCTCTCACAATAAGGTTGATAATTTGATTGCAACCATCGATTACAATGGTCAGCAGATTGATGGCCCGACTTCAAAAGTCCTTTCTTTGGGTAATCTTAAAACCAAATTCGAAGCCTTCGACTGGAAAGTTCTCGAAGTGGAAAACGGAAACGATATGGAAGAAATTCTTAACGTTCTGGACGAAGCAAAATCATTGACCGGACAAGGGCAGCCGATTTGTATTCTCCTGAAAACCGGAATGGGTCACGGTGTCGATTATATGATGGGAAGCCACGCGTGGCACGGAAAAGCGCCTAACGATGAGCAACTGGCAAAAGCATTAGACCAGTTAGAGGAAACTTTAGGCGATTATTAG